From Verrucomicrobiia bacterium, one genomic window encodes:
- a CDS encoding DUF4160 domain-containing protein: MPVISRFYGIIVRLMRLPDRRTAIYANYGEHELVLDAATLSIIAGNAPARVVDLVMEWARQHQGELKTALEQAARRGSPVAIAPLQ; this comes from the coding sequence ATGCCTGTCATCTCCAGATTCTACGGAATCATCGTTCGCCTGATGCGACTTCCCGATCGCCGCACGGCCATCTACGCCAACTACGGTGAACACGAGCTGGTGCTGGATGCCGCAACGTTGAGCATCATTGCCGGCAATGCCCCGGCCCGCGTGGTGGACCTCGTCATGGAATGGGCGCGGCAGCATCAGGGCGAACTGAAGACCGCGCTTGAACAGGCGGCCCGGCGCGGCTCCCCGGTCGCCATCGCGCCCCTGCAATAA
- a CDS encoding four helix bundle protein, protein MSAEQKVTQGYRELISWQKAMLLTKLVYQLTAKFPAEEKFGLIAQMRRAAVSIPSNLAEGQARRTAGEFVQFISHAEGSTAELDTQVTLSIELGFCSISEAGEVHGLIQELRKMLNALRRSVSHS, encoded by the coding sequence ATGAGTGCTGAACAAAAGGTGACACAAGGCTATCGAGAGTTGATCAGTTGGCAAAAGGCCATGCTCTTGACCAAACTGGTGTACCAGCTTACTGCCAAATTTCCTGCCGAAGAGAAGTTTGGTCTGATTGCGCAGATGCGGCGGGCTGCAGTTTCCATTCCCTCGAATTTGGCCGAGGGCCAGGCGCGGCGAACAGCGGGGGAGTTCGTTCAATTCATTTCCCACGCCGAAGGTTCCACCGCTGAATTGGACACCCAGGTGACGCTGAGCATCGAACTCGGCTTCTGCTCCATCAGTGAGGCCGGCGAAGTACACGGCTTGATTCAGGAGCTGCGGAAGATGCTCAACGCCCTCCGCAGATCCGTCTCCCACTCATAA
- the secE gene encoding preprotein translocase subunit SecE has protein sequence MQQFYIKLLIWAAVVGTLFGLLWKYGYLTRFANYLADTRDELRKCSWPSRDELRESTVLVLCTIAIMAVFLLIVDAGVLRVIRSLIE, from the coding sequence GTGCAACAGTTCTACATCAAGCTGCTGATCTGGGCCGCCGTCGTCGGGACGCTGTTCGGGCTCCTTTGGAAGTACGGCTACCTCACCAGGTTTGCGAACTACCTCGCCGACACGCGGGATGAGCTGCGCAAGTGCAGCTGGCCCAGCCGCGACGAGTTGAGGGAATCCACCGTGCTCGTGCTCTGCACCATCGCCATCATGGCCGTCTTCCTGCTCATCGTGGATGCCGGGGTGCTGAGGGTGATTCGCAGCCTCATCGAGTAA
- a CDS encoding sigma-54-dependent Fis family transcriptional regulator yields MLVADDQPDVGAALRLLFKGEGWRTELVHSPRAALDAVGRSEYDLLIADLNYTRDTTSGQEGLDLLARIPAVDPTLPVVVMTAWASVDVAVEAMRRGARDFIQKPWENARVLAIVRNQIALRRALRDGERLSALTTSGQTSVPGLVAESPVMQPVLDRIQRVGPSDATVLITGENGTGKGVVAAALHAAGPRAARPFVAVNMGGLSESLFESELFGHVRGAFTDARADRIGRFEMAEGGTLFLDEIANVPSGQQSKLLRVLESHSFERVGSSRTQQADVRLIAATNADLMAEVAAGRFRQDLLFRLNTVEIHLPPLRERREDLEPLALHFLQQQQARYRKHFAGLEPAALAALHAHPWPGNLRELSHAIERAVLLGDGPLVRAADLGLGSARTAAPRLEDMSLETVERFLIQQTLARCGGNAMKAAEALGLSRSAFYRRLEKYGL; encoded by the coding sequence CTGCTGGTTGCCGATGATCAACCGGATGTCGGCGCGGCGCTCCGCCTGCTGTTCAAGGGCGAAGGCTGGCGCACCGAACTGGTTCATTCGCCGCGGGCAGCGCTCGATGCCGTTGGCCGCTCCGAGTACGACCTCCTCATCGCCGACCTGAACTACACCCGGGACACCACCAGCGGCCAGGAGGGGCTGGATCTGCTCGCCCGCATTCCCGCGGTGGACCCCACCCTTCCGGTGGTGGTCATGACCGCATGGGCCAGTGTGGACGTCGCGGTGGAGGCCATGCGGCGCGGCGCGCGGGACTTCATCCAAAAGCCCTGGGAAAATGCCCGGGTCCTCGCCATCGTCCGCAACCAGATCGCCCTCCGGCGTGCCTTGCGCGATGGGGAGCGGTTGTCGGCCCTCACAACGTCCGGGCAGACCTCCGTTCCGGGACTCGTCGCGGAGTCACCCGTCATGCAGCCGGTGCTCGATCGGATCCAGCGTGTGGGGCCGAGCGATGCCACGGTGCTGATCACCGGAGAAAACGGAACCGGCAAGGGCGTGGTCGCGGCGGCCCTGCACGCCGCGGGCCCGAGGGCGGCCCGTCCGTTTGTGGCGGTCAACATGGGGGGGCTGAGTGAATCGTTGTTTGAGAGCGAGTTGTTCGGACACGTCCGCGGTGCGTTCACCGATGCCCGGGCGGACCGGATCGGCCGGTTCGAAATGGCCGAGGGCGGCACCTTGTTCCTCGATGAGATCGCCAATGTGCCCTCCGGCCAGCAGTCCAAATTGTTGCGCGTCCTCGAAAGCCATTCGTTTGAGCGCGTGGGCTCGTCGCGCACCCAGCAGGCCGACGTGCGCCTCATTGCCGCGACCAACGCGGACCTGATGGCCGAAGTGGCGGCCGGACGGTTCCGTCAGGATCTCCTCTTCCGGTTGAACACGGTCGAAATCCATCTGCCTCCGCTGCGCGAGCGACGCGAGGATCTGGAGCCGCTCGCGCTGCATTTCCTGCAGCAGCAACAGGCCCGGTACCGCAAACACTTTGCCGGTCTGGAGCCCGCGGCGCTGGCGGCACTGCACGCACATCCGTGGCCGGGAAACCTGCGGGAGTTGAGCCATGCGATCGAGCGTGCCGTGCTGCTGGGGGACGGTCCCCTGGTCCGTGCGGCGGACCTTGGATTGGGGTCCGCCCGCACAGCGGCACCCCGGTTGGAGGACATGAGCCTGGAAACCGTGGAGCGATTCCTGATCCAGCAGACGCTGGCGCGTTGCGGCGGCAATGCGATGAAGGCGGCGGAGGCGCTGGGCCTGAGCCGGAGCGCATTCTACCGGCGACTGGAGAAATACGGCCTGTGA
- a CDS encoding HlyD family efflux transporter periplasmic adaptor subunit yields the protein MDIARPDLKRARNRRRWLLGLGGLVVLALITRGLAKLEPAAPRVDRAQVWTDTVKRGEMLRQVRGNGTLVPEQIQYVQADTDGRIERIHVLAGAVVQADTLILELSNPELEQQAFDLEWQLKAAEAQRRQLKVQLESERLTQESTIASLRADHTQASLDAEADSILAKDGLVPDLTMKRSRAKAEDLQQRLAVELKRLLIKGDSDQAQLAVQEAEVEKLRASVALRRKQVAALKVRAGVEGVLQSVGDGRETLQVGQRMGPGTTLAKIVQPTRLKAEVKIPETQARDVQIGQRAAIDTRNGVIDGVVTRVDPAVQNGTVTVDVKLVGALPRGARPDLSVDGTIELERLEDVLYVGRPFSAQPDATIGLFRVNASGEADRVSVKLGRSSVSTIEVLEGLATGDVVVLSDMSQWDAFSRIKLK from the coding sequence ATGGACATCGCCCGCCCGGACCTGAAACGCGCCCGCAACCGGCGCCGATGGCTCCTCGGCCTTGGGGGCCTCGTGGTGCTGGCGTTGATCACCCGTGGTCTGGCAAAGCTGGAGCCGGCCGCGCCGCGCGTGGATCGCGCCCAAGTGTGGACCGATACGGTAAAGCGCGGGGAGATGCTTCGGCAGGTGCGTGGCAACGGCACGCTCGTACCGGAGCAGATTCAGTACGTGCAGGCCGACACCGACGGCCGCATCGAGCGCATCCACGTGCTGGCCGGTGCGGTGGTGCAAGCGGACACGCTGATTCTCGAACTCAGCAATCCCGAACTGGAACAGCAGGCGTTCGATCTGGAATGGCAGCTCAAGGCGGCCGAGGCCCAGCGCCGCCAATTGAAAGTGCAATTGGAGAGCGAGCGGCTCACCCAGGAGTCCACCATTGCCTCCCTGCGCGCGGATCACACCCAGGCGTCGCTTGATGCCGAGGCGGATTCCATTCTGGCGAAGGACGGCTTGGTGCCGGACCTGACCATGAAACGCTCCCGCGCCAAGGCGGAAGATCTCCAGCAACGACTCGCGGTCGAATTGAAGCGACTCCTGATCAAGGGCGACTCCGACCAGGCCCAACTGGCCGTCCAGGAGGCCGAGGTCGAAAAGCTGCGTGCGTCGGTGGCGTTGCGTCGCAAACAGGTTGCCGCCCTCAAGGTGCGCGCGGGCGTCGAGGGCGTCCTGCAGTCCGTCGGTGATGGCCGCGAAACGCTGCAGGTCGGACAGCGAATGGGCCCGGGCACGACGCTGGCGAAGATTGTGCAGCCGACCCGGCTCAAGGCCGAGGTGAAGATCCCCGAGACCCAGGCGCGTGACGTGCAGATCGGCCAGCGGGCGGCGATTGACACGCGCAATGGAGTGATAGATGGCGTTGTCACCCGGGTGGATCCGGCGGTGCAGAACGGGACCGTGACGGTGGACGTGAAGCTCGTTGGAGCCCTGCCTCGCGGCGCGCGGCCAGACCTGAGCGTGGACGGAACCATCGAACTGGAGCGGTTGGAGGATGTGCTCTATGTCGGCCGTCCCTTCAGCGCACAGCCCGATGCGACCATCGGTCTCTTCAGGGTCAACGCCAGCGGGGAAGCCGACCGCGTGAGTGTAAAGCTGGGCCGCAGCTCCGTCAGCACCATCGAGGTGTTGGAAGGGCTCGCGACCGGCGATGTGGTCGTCCTGTCCGACATGTCGCAATGGGATGCATTTTCACGAATCAAACTGAAGTGA
- a CDS encoding PAS domain-containing protein, with protein sequence MFVRGFERRLFVFGLAAILPGLILAGLWALDGGRSGWQRALAVLVGGAMPLLIVVALSRWIRHPLRTLSNQVAGMREGDFSIRVRGAGREDAMGELVAELNLLCDDLRSRRLEGVETATLLRTVMEEISVAIFAFDHEQRLRLVNSAGGQLLGRTVGQMTGRSAAELGLAETLRGESSRVLDTAFDGKLGRWALRRTSFREAGQPHQLVVLTDLSRTLREEERQAWKRLVRVIGHELNNSLAPICSISGSLEQLLARRPRPSDWEEDLRGGLDIIQARAGALSRFMEVYSRLARLPAPSRRAFSVSEWAGRVVRLEPRLPVRLASGPEVTIHADPDQLDQVLINLVRNAADAALADAGGRAPEVEIQWHLKLDQFVLIVRDNGPGLAETGNLFVPFFTTKPGGSGIGLALCRQIVEGHDGTLSLSNRTDGPGAEAVLRLPLSGP encoded by the coding sequence ATGTTTGTTCGTGGTTTTGAACGCCGCCTCTTCGTGTTCGGTTTGGCGGCCATCCTGCCTGGCCTGATCCTCGCCGGACTGTGGGCGCTGGATGGTGGGCGGTCCGGCTGGCAGCGGGCCCTTGCCGTGCTGGTCGGCGGGGCGATGCCGCTGCTCATCGTGGTCGCATTGAGTCGCTGGATTCGTCATCCGCTGCGCACGCTATCCAACCAGGTGGCCGGAATGCGTGAGGGTGATTTCAGCATCCGGGTGCGGGGCGCCGGTCGCGAGGATGCGATGGGGGAGCTGGTCGCCGAGTTGAATCTGTTGTGCGACGATCTCCGCTCCCGTCGGCTGGAAGGCGTCGAAACGGCCACCCTGCTGCGAACTGTGATGGAGGAGATCAGCGTGGCGATTTTCGCCTTCGATCACGAGCAGCGCCTGCGGCTGGTCAACAGCGCCGGAGGACAACTGCTGGGCCGCACCGTCGGTCAGATGACCGGAAGGTCCGCGGCCGAACTGGGCCTTGCGGAAACGCTGCGCGGGGAGTCCTCACGCGTCCTCGATACGGCGTTTGACGGCAAGCTGGGCCGCTGGGCCCTGCGACGCACCTCGTTCCGGGAAGCGGGCCAGCCGCACCAGCTTGTCGTGCTGACGGACTTGTCCCGCACCCTGCGGGAGGAGGAACGTCAGGCATGGAAGCGGCTTGTTCGCGTGATCGGCCATGAGCTGAACAACAGCCTGGCGCCCATCTGCTCGATCAGTGGCAGCCTGGAGCAGTTGCTCGCCCGGCGGCCGCGTCCCTCCGACTGGGAGGAGGATCTGCGCGGAGGGTTGGACATCATTCAAGCGCGCGCCGGTGCGTTGAGCCGGTTCATGGAGGTGTATTCGCGCCTGGCCCGGCTGCCCGCCCCCAGCAGGCGGGCCTTCAGCGTGTCGGAGTGGGCGGGCCGTGTGGTCCGGCTTGAGCCCCGCCTCCCGGTGCGGCTGGCGTCCGGTCCGGAGGTCACCATTCACGCGGATCCGGACCAACTCGATCAGGTGTTGATCAACCTCGTACGCAATGCCGCGGATGCCGCCCTCGCCGACGCGGGCGGGCGGGCGCCGGAGGTCGAAATCCAGTGGCATTTGAAGCTCGACCAGTTCGTTCTCATCGTGCGCGACAACGGGCCCGGCCTCGCGGAAACGGGCAATCTCTTCGTGCCCTTTTTCACGACCAAGCCTGGCGGATCAGGCATCGGTCTCGCGCTCTGCCGTCAGATCGTCGAGGGGCATGACGGCACGCTCAGCCTGTCCAATCGGACGGACGGTCCCGGTGCCGAGGCCGTGTTGCGCCTGCCGCTGTCCGGCCCTTGA
- a CDS encoding ABC transporter ATP-binding protein: MTTDPNQLIRLDGIQKVFFTDEIETHALSEVHLTIDRGEYVSIAGPSGCGKSTLLSILGLLDTPTGGTYVLNDNDVSNLDFAQRARIRNREIGFIFQSFNLIGDLTVFENVELPLTYRGTGASERKSAAMGALEKVGMAHRVNHYPSQLSGGQQQRVAVARALAGKPSILLADEPTGNLDSKNGDAVMALLRDLHREGATICMVTHDTRFARHADRQIHLFDGRVVEENVNEPAGARQRE; this comes from the coding sequence ATGACCACCGACCCAAACCAACTCATCCGCCTCGACGGCATCCAAAAGGTCTTCTTCACCGACGAGATCGAGACCCACGCGCTGAGCGAGGTGCATCTGACCATTGATCGCGGCGAGTACGTGTCCATCGCCGGCCCGAGTGGTTGCGGCAAATCCACGTTGCTTTCGATCCTCGGCCTCCTGGATACGCCGACCGGGGGCACCTACGTGCTAAACGACAATGACGTGTCGAATCTCGACTTCGCGCAGCGCGCCCGCATCCGCAATCGTGAGATCGGCTTCATCTTTCAGAGCTTCAATTTGATCGGTGATCTCACCGTGTTCGAGAACGTCGAGCTGCCGCTCACGTATCGCGGGACGGGCGCGAGCGAACGGAAGTCCGCCGCCATGGGCGCATTGGAGAAGGTCGGAATGGCGCATCGCGTGAATCATTATCCGTCGCAACTCTCCGGCGGTCAGCAGCAGCGCGTGGCCGTGGCCCGCGCGCTCGCCGGCAAGCCGTCCATCCTCCTCGCCGACGAGCCGACCGGCAATCTGGACTCGAAGAACGGCGACGCGGTGATGGCACTGTTGCGGGATCTGCATCGCGAGGGCGCGACCATCTGCATGGTCACGCACGACACCCGCTTTGCCCGGCACGCCGACCGCCAGATTCATCTCTTCGATGGCCGGGTGGTCGAGGAAAACGTGAATGAACCGGCGGGCGCGCGGCAACGTGAATGA
- a CDS encoding ABC transporter ATP-binding protein codes for MIQLRNLEKRYQTKAGFTYVLRQINLNVNEGDFITFMGPSGAGKSTLLSIIGMFDGAYEGEYQFQEQAVQQLKPKDRAALNKQHIGFVFQQFHLLDDLTVAENLDLPLSYRDLKRAERESLVADTLDRFGIVAKRDLFPSQLSGGQQQLVAIARAIIAKPSLILADEPTGNLHTDQGREIMDLFKKLNGEGTTIIQVTHNPDWAGYSHRIVTLKDGWMEK; via the coding sequence ATGATCCAACTCCGCAATCTAGAGAAACGCTACCAGACCAAGGCCGGCTTCACCTACGTGCTCCGCCAGATCAACCTCAACGTGAACGAAGGCGACTTCATCACGTTCATGGGACCGAGCGGCGCGGGGAAGTCCACCCTGCTCAGCATCATCGGGATGTTCGATGGCGCGTACGAGGGCGAATACCAGTTCCAGGAGCAGGCCGTCCAGCAGCTCAAGCCCAAGGACCGCGCCGCGCTCAACAAGCAGCACATCGGCTTTGTCTTCCAGCAGTTCCATCTGCTCGACGACCTGACCGTCGCCGAGAACCTCGACCTGCCGCTCTCCTATCGCGACCTGAAACGGGCCGAGCGCGAATCGCTCGTCGCTGACACGCTGGATCGCTTTGGCATCGTCGCGAAGAGGGACTTGTTTCCCTCGCAGCTCAGCGGCGGCCAGCAGCAGCTTGTCGCCATCGCCCGCGCCATCATCGCGAAACCGTCGCTCATCCTTGCCGACGAGCCAACGGGCAACCTGCACACCGATCAGGGTCGCGAGATCATGGACCTGTTCAAGAAGCTCAACGGCGAGGGCACCACGATTATCCAGGTCACGCACAACCCCGACTGGGCGGGGTACAGTCATCGCATCGTCACGTTGAAGGATGGGTGGATGGAGAAATAG
- the nusG gene encoding transcription termination/antitermination factor NusG, with protein MKHRWFALHVLAGKEQKVRDTILKRLRLEEMEPYINEVLLPMEKVVEVRGGKKTVTNRKLHPGYLYIEMALLDDNRRLLEKPWYFIKGIDGVIGFIGGERPAEVDPEEIASIKEAVSDAEDTEKPKVHFDLGETVKINDGPFLNFSGVIEEVEPDKGKLKVTVDIFGRKTPVELEYWQVEKA; from the coding sequence ATGAAACACCGCTGGTTTGCCCTCCACGTCCTCGCCGGCAAGGAGCAGAAGGTCCGGGACACCATCCTGAAGCGCCTGCGCCTTGAGGAGATGGAACCGTACATCAACGAGGTGCTCCTCCCGATGGAAAAGGTCGTGGAAGTCCGCGGCGGGAAGAAGACCGTCACGAACCGCAAGCTGCATCCGGGCTATCTGTACATCGAGATGGCGCTGCTCGATGACAACCGGCGGCTCCTGGAGAAACCCTGGTACTTCATCAAGGGCATTGACGGGGTGATCGGTTTCATCGGTGGCGAGCGCCCCGCGGAGGTGGATCCCGAGGAGATCGCCTCGATCAAGGAGGCGGTGAGCGACGCCGAGGACACCGAGAAACCCAAGGTGCATTTTGACCTGGGAGAAACGGTCAAGATCAACGATGGCCCCTTTCTCAACTTCAGCGGCGTCATCGAGGAGGTCGAGCCCGACAAGGGCAAGCTCAAGGTCACCGTGGACATTTTCGGGCGCAAGACGCCCGTCGAACTCGAGTACTGGCAGGTCGAGAAGGCGTGA
- the rplK gene encoding 50S ribosomal protein L11, translating into MAKKVTGIVKLQITAGQANPAPPVGPALGSQGINIMAFCKEFNAATKDKGGLVIPVVITVYQDKSFTFILKSPPAAVLLKKAAGIASGSKVPNKDKVGKVTRKQILEIIKLKGSDLNANSEEAAVRMISGTARNMGIEVVD; encoded by the coding sequence ATGGCCAAGAAAGTCACAGGCATCGTCAAACTTCAGATCACCGCCGGCCAGGCCAACCCCGCACCGCCGGTCGGACCCGCCCTGGGCTCCCAGGGCATCAACATCATGGCGTTCTGCAAGGAGTTCAACGCCGCCACCAAGGACAAGGGAGGGCTCGTCATCCCGGTGGTCATCACGGTGTATCAGGACAAATCCTTCACCTTCATCCTGAAGTCCCCGCCCGCCGCGGTGCTCCTCAAGAAGGCCGCCGGGATCGCCTCCGGGTCCAAGGTCCCCAACAAGGACAAGGTCGGCAAGGTGACCCGGAAACAAATCCTGGAAATCATCAAGCTCAAGGGCAGCGACCTGAACGCCAACAGCGAGGAGGCCGCGGTCCGGATGATCAGCGGCACGGCGCGCAACATGGGCATCGAAGTGGTGGACTGA
- a CDS encoding ABC transporter permease encodes MTDLKFACRQLLKNPGFTAVAVLTLALGIGANTAIFSVVHGVLLAPLPFPEPERLVRIHETVPARGTDRIPVSPPTFLDWRNQSSTFESLSAMAYMGYNLTGQGEARRINAARVSANFFQMLGVNPFEGRAFAPDEETVGRHRVAVVSRTMWQGTFGGDPAIIGRTIQLDGEGYEVVGVVLDGIELPSSKTELWTPTAFGAGELADRGSRSLQVLGRLKQGVSHQVATTEMQGISDRLAEAHEESKNVSSSLIGLHEETVGKTRRSLLVLLGAVACVLLIACANVANLLLTRAAARSREFALRTSLGAGRTRILRQLVTEGLLLSLIAGGLGILLGHWGVTAIVVFAPPDLPRVAGVSTNFTVLVVSLVIAVGTGLVFGMTPAILAWKTDLHEVLKDHGRGLTGGFRRNRIRSALVVGEIALSLVLLAGAGLLLRSFARLHDVDPGFQPSNLLTANLALPERKYPNATIQAATFERIVAEASALPGVRSASAVFGLPYGGIIAKTLLSVEGRPPPKADEPNIASYRQVTPGYLKTIGATLLRGRDFDSRDTANAPRAVLVNESFIRAFFPGSKYEEVVGRRIHTADDLREIIGIVRDFRDSNLAEPAEPQIFFPVNQSCWGFMSLVVRTDGDPGVLTESLRQAIGRIDPELPLENIRPMVTLLDGTLAERRLQTGLLAAFAVLALVLSAVGIYGVMACSVSQRTQEIGTRMALGAQLGDVIRMVLRQGAVLTGLGVAAGLVGGLALARLLAGLLYEIQPHDPPTFGFVSVLLVAVSLLACWIPARRASRVDPMVALRNE; translated from the coding sequence ATGACCGATCTGAAATTTGCCTGCCGCCAGTTGCTGAAGAACCCCGGCTTCACTGCCGTGGCCGTGCTTACGTTAGCGCTCGGCATTGGAGCGAACACGGCCATCTTCAGCGTCGTCCACGGGGTGTTGCTGGCTCCGCTGCCATTCCCCGAGCCGGAGCGGCTCGTCCGCATCCATGAAACCGTGCCGGCCCGAGGCACTGACCGCATTCCTGTCTCTCCGCCCACCTTTCTCGACTGGAGGAACCAGAGTTCGACCTTCGAGTCACTCTCGGCAATGGCCTACATGGGCTACAACCTCACCGGTCAAGGCGAGGCCCGCCGTATCAATGCCGCCAGGGTATCCGCCAACTTCTTCCAGATGCTTGGTGTCAATCCGTTCGAGGGACGGGCATTCGCGCCGGACGAGGAAACCGTGGGCAGACACAGGGTGGCGGTTGTGAGCCGGACCATGTGGCAGGGCACATTCGGAGGTGATCCAGCCATCATTGGCCGAACCATCCAGCTCGACGGCGAAGGCTATGAGGTCGTGGGGGTCGTTCTGGACGGAATCGAGCTTCCGTCATCGAAGACCGAGCTGTGGACGCCCACCGCTTTCGGCGCGGGCGAACTCGCCGACCGTGGATCGCGCAGCCTACAGGTGCTCGGGCGGCTGAAGCAGGGCGTATCACACCAGGTGGCCACCACTGAGATGCAGGGCATTTCGGACCGCCTCGCCGAGGCGCACGAGGAGTCGAAGAATGTTTCGAGCAGCCTGATTGGTCTTCACGAAGAGACCGTTGGCAAGACTCGGCGGTCCCTCCTGGTCCTGCTTGGTGCTGTGGCGTGCGTGCTTCTAATCGCCTGCGCGAACGTCGCCAATCTTCTCCTGACCCGTGCGGCTGCGCGCAGCCGCGAGTTTGCATTGCGGACCTCGCTGGGAGCCGGACGCACCCGGATTCTTCGACAACTGGTGACGGAGGGATTGCTGCTGAGCCTGATCGCCGGCGGGCTGGGAATCCTGCTGGGGCATTGGGGTGTCACGGCCATTGTGGTGTTCGCGCCACCGGATCTTCCCCGCGTGGCCGGGGTCTCAACGAATTTCACCGTATTGGTGGTCTCGCTGGTGATCGCCGTCGGAACGGGCTTGGTCTTTGGCATGACCCCGGCGATCCTTGCCTGGAAGACAGATTTGCACGAAGTGCTGAAGGATCATGGACGTGGCCTGACCGGGGGATTCCGCCGGAATCGGATCCGCAGCGCCCTTGTGGTCGGCGAGATCGCCCTTTCGCTGGTCCTGCTTGCAGGGGCTGGCCTGCTGCTTCGCAGCTTCGCACGGTTGCACGATGTTGATCCAGGTTTCCAACCATCGAACCTGCTCACGGCCAACCTGGCTCTGCCGGAAAGGAAGTATCCCAACGCGACCATTCAGGCCGCGACCTTCGAGCGGATTGTGGCGGAAGCGTCGGCCCTGCCCGGAGTCAGATCAGCCTCAGCCGTCTTCGGTCTGCCCTATGGCGGCATCATTGCGAAGACGTTGCTGTCCGTCGAAGGGAGGCCGCCGCCGAAGGCGGACGAACCGAACATCGCCTCGTATCGGCAGGTGACACCGGGTTATCTCAAGACCATCGGCGCCACCCTGCTGCGCGGACGGGATTTCGATTCACGTGACACGGCGAACGCGCCCCGGGCCGTCTTGGTGAACGAGTCCTTCATCCGTGCGTTCTTTCCGGGATCGAAGTACGAGGAGGTTGTCGGAAGACGCATCCACACCGCGGATGATCTCAGGGAGATCATTGGGATCGTACGCGACTTCCGGGACTCGAACCTGGCTGAACCTGCCGAGCCTCAGATATTTTTTCCGGTCAACCAGAGCTGCTGGGGATTCATGTCGCTGGTCGTCCGGACCGATGGTGACCCCGGTGTTCTGACCGAATCTCTACGACAGGCAATTGGCCGGATCGACCCGGAACTGCCGCTCGAGAACATCCGCCCCATGGTGACGCTGCTCGACGGCACTCTGGCCGAACGTCGCCTCCAAACCGGTTTGCTGGCAGCGTTTGCCGTCCTGGCTCTCGTTCTATCCGCTGTCGGCATCTATGGAGTGATGGCCTGTTCCGTTTCGCAAAGGACCCAGGAGATCGGCACCCGCATGGCCTTGGGTGCACAACTGGGGGATGTGATCCGGATGGTGCTTCGGCAAGGGGCCGTCCTGACCGGCCTCGGCGTTGCGGCCGGATTGGTGGGCGGACTCGCCCTAGCCCGCCTGCTTGCCGGACTGCTCTACGAAATCCAGCCCCACGATCCGCCGACGTTCGGATTCGTCTCAGTCCTCCTTGTCGCCGTCTCGCTGCTGGCCTGCTGGATTCCCGCGCGCCGTGCTTCACGAGTCGATCCGATGGTGGCGCTGCGAAATGAATAG